A genomic segment from Vanacampus margaritifer isolate UIUO_Vmar chromosome 3, RoL_Vmar_1.0, whole genome shotgun sequence encodes:
- the erap2 gene encoding endoplasmic reticulum aminopeptidase 2: MVLVRLLVLFILHSCVVGMQPTQISQQASSPLHPPGEQTPFETDNLSFPWSRLRLPRYIIPLHYHILVHPNLTSLHFTGSVTIQIDVQNNTNWVVLHSKGLHISKASILDKNLAHLSDQVLPCLHNPAHEQIGIFSPRVLISGQTYFLYIEFGAELVEGFQGFYKSTYTTSSGEIRTLASTHFEPTSARTAFPCFDEPSFKANFSVRIRRSSEYISLSNMPIVKSVEVQDGLLEDEYAASVKMSTYLVAFVICDFKSVTATTKSGVQVSIYANPGKWSQTHYALEVAVKMLDFYEEYFNIHYPLPKYDLIAIPDFQMGAMENWGLTTYKESSLLFDPLISSVSDKLWVTMVIGHELAHQWFGNLVTMKWWNDIWLNEGFARYMEYISVEATYPELKVEEYLLHTCFAAVGHDSLNSSRPLSSPAENPTQIHEMFDTISYDKGACILHMLCHFLSEDVFQSGIVRYLRKYSYQNAHNQDLWDSLANTCSEEDFILGKHCYTREQAHKNSYMLAGEHLDLTAMMNTWTLQKGVPLVIVKREGPRLMLRQVRFLRTELPSDPRWSTLQKGYLWHIPLTYKTDTSSTIHRHLMTTQTDSIYVGEKVNWVKVNVDMTGYYVVHYEDGGWEELTKLLRENHTALSYKDRTHLIHNAFQLVTACYLPLNKAFDLIGYLHQETHTAPLLQILGYLKALYHVIEKRSDVNLVQNFRIYILQFFRDVIDRQTWSDEGTVLTRRLRSEVLSLACDLNDTFSLKEANWRFKDWIQSNGALKLPTDVAQTVYAVGAQDDHGWASLLHMYKTSSSAAQKDKILFALTNSRDTNKLYSLLDLGLEGQVIRPQDLSTLIIGVAQNPRGHHIAWNFVKKHWSTLVQKFQLGSSTIQYILIGTTGQFSYPEEYTEVKMFFDSIKEYTSQIKSPQLALDNLQKNVRWMQRNLEMLKNCLSEKRSS; the protein is encoded by the exons ATGGTCCTGGTGAGGCTGCTAGTGCTGTTTATTCTCCATTCATGTGTAGTTGGAATGCAGCCCACCCAAATTTCACAGCAGGCATCAAGCCCTCTTCATCCTCCTGGAGAACAAACTCCTTTCGAGACAGACAATCTGTCCTTCCCTTGGAGCCGCCTTCGCCTGCCAAG gtaTATAATTCCCCTCCACTACCACATCTTGGTGCACCCCAACCTCACCAGTCTCCATTTCACCGGCTCAGTCACGATCCAAATTGACGTCCAGAACAATACCAATTGGGTTGTGTTACACAGTAAGGGTCTGCACATCTCCAAGGCGAGCATTTTGGACAAGAACCTCGCTCATCTGTCTGACCAG GTTCTACCATGTCTTCATAACCCCGCCCATGAACAGATTGGCATATTTTCTCCCAGGGTGCTCATTAGTGGGCAAACGTACTTCCTATATATTGAGTTTGGGGCGGAGTTGGTAGAGGGCTTCCAGGGTTTCTATAAAAGCACCTACACAACCAGTTCAGGAGAGATCAG AACCTTAGCTTCCACTCACTTTGAGCCTACCAGTGCACGCACGGCATTCCCTTGTTTTGACGAGCCGAGTTTTAAAGCCAACTTCTCAGTGCGGATCAGACGCAGCTCAGAGTACATTTCTTTGTCCAACATGCCAATA GTTAAATCAGTGGAGGTGCAAGATGGCTTGCTAGAGGACGAGTATGCTGCAAGTGTCAAGATGAGCACGTACCTTGTAGCTTTTGTCATTTGTGATTTTAAATCGGTTACGGCAACAACAAAGTCTGGAGTGCAG GTGTCCATCTATGCTAATCCGGGAAAATGGTCTCAAACCCACTACGCCCTTGAAGTTGCTGTCAAAATGCTTGACTTCTACGAGGAGTATTTCAACATTCATTATCCCTTACCCAAATATG ATCTGATCGCCATCCCAGACTTCCAGATGGGTGCAATGGAGAACTGGGGCCTGACCACCTACAAAGAGAGCAGCTTGCTCTTCGACCCGCTCATATCATCCGTGTCTGATAAACTGTGGGTTACCATGGTGATTGGACATGAGCTTGCCCATCAG TGGTTTGGTAACTTGGTGACGATGAAATGGTGGAATGATATCTGGCTGAATGAAGGGTTTGCCAGATACATGGAGTACATTTCAGTTGAGGCTACCTACCCTGAATTAAAAGTG GAGGAATATCTGTTGCACACATGTTTTGCAGCAGTTGGTCATGATTCATTGAATTCTTCTCGGCCACTATCAAGTCCAGCTGAGAACCCCACTCAAATCCATGAGATGTTTGACACCATCTCCTATGACAAA GGGGCGTGTATCCTGCACATGCTGTGCCATTTTCTGTCTGAAGATGTGTTCCAGAGTGGGATAGTTCGATACCTCCGAAAATATAGTTACCAAAATGCACACAACCAAGATCTGTGGGACAGTCTGGCCAAT aCTTGCTCAGAGGAAGATTTCATCTTAGGGAAGCATTGTTACACCAGAGAACAGGCCCATAAAAATTCT TACATGTTGGCCGGCGAACACTTGGACTTGACAGCCATGATGAACACTTGGACCCTGCAGAAAGGTGTCCCTCTCGTAATCGTAAAAAGGGAGGGGCCCCGTCTGATGCTCAGGCAGGTCAGGTTCCTGAGGACAGAGCTGCCCTCTGACCCCCGCTGGTCCACATTGCAAAAAGG TTACTTATGGCATATCCCTCTCACGTACAAGACGGATACTTCCAGCACCATCCACAGACACCTGATGACAACTCAGACAG ACAGCATCTACGTAGGAGAGAAGGTCAACTGGGTGAAGGTGAATGTGGACATGACTGGCTACTATGTTGTTCATTATGAGGATGGTGGATGGGAGGAGTTAACAAAGCTGCTGAGagaaaaccacactgccctgAGCTACAAGGACAGGACCCATTTGATACACAATGCCTTTCAACTGGTCAC GGCATGTTACCTTCCGCTCAACAAAGCATTCGATTTGATTGGTTATCTGCATCAGGAGACACATACTGCACCTCTGCTCCAAATATTAGGCTACCTGAAAGCCCTTTACCATGTGATTGAGAAACGGAGTGATGTGAATCTGGTGCAAAACTTTAGG ATCTACATCCTGCAGTTTTTCCGTGATGTCATTGACCGGCAGACATGGAGTGATGAGGGCACTGTGTTAACTCGACGGCTGAGGTCCGAGGTTCTCTCCTTGGCATGCGATCTGAATGACACCTTCTCCCTGAAAGAGGCAAACTGGCGTTTCAAAGACTGGATTCAGTCAAACGGAGCCCTCAA ACTTCCCACTGATGTGGCCCAAACTGTGTATGCAGTTGGTGCCCAGGATGATCATGGATGGGCTTCACTCTTGCACATGTACAAGACCTCGAGCTCAGCAGCACAGAAAGACAAAATTTTGTTTGCGTTAACCAACAGCAGAGACACAAATAAATTGTACAG TCTGTTGGACCTGGGTCTAGAAGGTCAGGTGATACGACCCCAGGACCTGTCCACGCTCATCATAGGGGTGGCCCAAAACCCTCGAGGACACCACATCGCATGGAACTTTGTCAAGAAACATTGGAGCACACTGGTTCAGAA ATTTCAGTTGGGCTCATCTACCATTCAATACATCCTCATAGGTACCACAGGGCAGTTTTCATACCCAGAGGAATACACTGAG GTGAAGATGTTCTTTGATTCCATCAAAGAATATACATCTCAGATCAAAAGTCCTCAACTTGCACTGGACAACTTGCAGAAAAATGTTCGCTGGATGCAGAGAAACTTGGAGATGTTAAAAAATTGTCTGAGTGAGAAAAGGTCCTCATGA
- the LOC144049413 gene encoding uncharacterized protein LOC144049413 — translation MPHEDMGEPHRHRALFYLIFISLRTGVKCDMLASLAPPVHLSGERLGWTLLFCMVRNFRRGRLEISWRSPSEGRTSSGLVRFSSKHLHRSAVAGITVATKEWTSYSCSVSRHPRVSKRHHITNTDAQDIICNGNDESKDVAMWTNTVIVFIMRLLLLKSLVLNSVVTMYAVRK, via the exons ATGCCCCACGAAGACATGGGAGAACCACACAGACACAGGGCACTATTTTACCTTATCTTCATCAGTTTACGAACAG GAGTTAAATGTGACATGCTGGCATCACTGGCTCCCCCTGTTCACCTGTCGGGGGAGAGACTCGGCTGGACGCTGCTGTTTTGCATGGTAAGGAACTTCAGGAGAGGGCGTCTGGAGATCAGCTGGAGGTCGCCGTCAGAAGGCCGCACCTCAAGCGGGCTCGTCCGCTTTTCAAGCAAGCATCTCCACCGCAGCGCCGTGGCAGGAATCACAGTGGCCACCAAAGAGTGGACATCATATAGCTGCTCTGTGAGTCGACATCCCAGAGTGAGCAAGAGACACCACATCACCAACACAG ATGCCCAAGACATCATCTGCAATGGAAATGATGAGAGTAAAG ATGTTGCAATGTGGACAAACACAGTAATTGTCTTCATCATGAGGCTGCTGCTTTTGAAGAGTCTTGTTTTAAACTCTGTGGTGACAATGTATGCCGTTAGAAAGTG A